A portion of the Edaphobacter lichenicola genome contains these proteins:
- a CDS encoding methyltransferase domain-containing protein yields the protein MSSTSIPSPESASPEIVDASSFESRVSAHLSTVPAVLDFSRRADLIEMMDQPCSYAELRACLHDIAHVNRLTFADRPTLKWLEAMVATHPASAGPLRIMDVGCGYGDTLRLIHRWAAKRTISVALTGIDLNPDAIRAAREATPQSQRIEWLVGDALTDDTAENIDVVICSLLTHHLTDPQIVHFLRWMEGTTRRGWFINDLHRKPVPYHLFRLWARFTSWHPFVLHDGPVSIRRSFVAEDWETLCAAAEVAAETVSIREYRPARLCVGRVK from the coding sequence GACGCCAGTTCTTTCGAGAGCAGGGTATCGGCCCACCTGTCGACGGTCCCTGCGGTACTCGATTTTTCGCGACGCGCGGATCTGATCGAGATGATGGATCAGCCCTGCAGCTATGCGGAGCTTCGGGCGTGTCTGCATGATATTGCGCACGTTAACCGGCTTACTTTTGCGGATCGTCCAACGCTGAAATGGCTTGAAGCGATGGTTGCAACGCATCCAGCGTCGGCGGGGCCGCTGCGGATCATGGATGTTGGTTGCGGCTATGGGGATACGCTTCGGCTGATTCATCGGTGGGCCGCCAAGCGCACTATCTCAGTGGCACTTACCGGGATCGACCTGAATCCGGATGCGATTCGAGCGGCACGAGAGGCGACGCCGCAGAGCCAGCGGATTGAGTGGCTGGTTGGCGATGCGTTGACCGATGATACGGCAGAGAACATCGATGTCGTGATCTGTTCGCTGCTGACACACCATCTGACCGATCCGCAGATTGTGCACTTCCTTCGCTGGATGGAGGGGACGACGCGACGGGGATGGTTCATCAACGACCTGCACCGGAAGCCTGTTCCGTACCATCTGTTTCGGTTGTGGGCGCGGTTCACGAGCTGGCATCCGTTCGTCCTGCATGATGGGCCGGTGTCGATCCGGCGGAGCTTTGTTGCGGAGGACTGGGAGACTCTGTGCGCTGCTGCCGAAGTTGCTGCCGAGACCGTCTCAATCAGAGAGTACCGTCCGGCTCGTCTATGCGTTGGGCGCGTGAAATAG